A window of the Lactuca sativa cultivar Salinas chromosome 7, Lsat_Salinas_v11, whole genome shotgun sequence genome harbors these coding sequences:
- the LOC111883922 gene encoding NAC domain-containing protein 75 isoform X1, protein MNISSSDLIDAKLEEHQFCGSKQCPGCGHKLEGKPDWVGLPAGVKFDPTDQELIEHLEAKVEAKNSNKSHPLIDEFIPTIEGEDGICYTHPEKLPGVTRDGLSRHFFHRPSKAYTTGTRKRRKIQMECDIQGGETRWHKTGKTRPVMVNQKQKGCKKILVLYTNFGKNRKPEKTNWVMHQYHLGQLEEEREGELVVSKIFFQTQPRQCNWSERAMNNNIHIEGVNNIYEKNNVSRRESGSGSGSCSSSKEINVAGNATTVTATPTVETYSNMRDEFVGAVMSNYNPMDRMQHFKGVEQFSFIPYRKSFGEVGTTTGEGSLTCDAPNLQRQHQQQQMSLENHQQHYPHQHHVAETAYHVSRPSHAMSAIISPSPLRHTSIILDDDSFHVSRIMENFPQQQHHKIGGRSASGLEELIMGCTPSSSADVKEECSITNPQETDWLKYSTYWPDPDHHV, encoded by the exons ATGAATATCAGCAGCTCTGATCTCATTGATGCAAAGCTGGAAGAGCATCAATTTTGTGGATCCAAACAGTGTCCCGGTTGTGGCCATAAACTTGAAGGAAAACCG GATTGGGTAGGTTTACCAGCAGGAGTCAAATTTGATCCAACTGATCAAGAGCTGATAGAACATCTTGAAGCAAAAGTCGaagctaaaaactcaaataaaTCTCACCCTTTGATAGATGAGTTCATCCCAACTATCGAAGGAGAAGATGGAATTTGTTATACTCATCCTGAAAAACTCCCTG GAGTTACAAGAGATGGATTGAGTAGACACTTCTTTCATCGGCCTTCTAAAGCCTACACCACGGGTACACGAAAAAGGCGAAAAATCCAAATGGAATGTGACATACAAGGCGGTGAAACACGGTGGCACAAAACAGGCAAGACCCGACCCGTTATGGTAAACCAAAAGCAAAAGGGATGCAAGAAAATCTTGGTGCTCTATACCAACTTTGGGAAAAACCGAAAACCCGAAAAGACAAATTGGGTAATGCATCAATATCATCTTGGACAACTCGAGGAGGAGAGAGAAGGTGAGCTCGTTGTATCGAAGATATTTTTCCAGACTCAACCAAGGCAATGTAATTGGTCCGAAAGAGCTATGAACAACAACATTCACATTGAAGGTGTAAATAATATATACGAAAAGAATAATGTTAGTAGGAGGGAGAGTGGGAGCGGAAGTGGGAGTTGTTCTTCTTCAAAAGAAATTAATGTCGCTGGTAATGCTACTACTGTTACTGCTACTCCTACTGTTGAAACTTATAGTAACATGAGAGATGAGTTTGTTGGTGCGGTTATGTCGAATTACAATCCAATGGATCGAATGCAACATTTCAAAGGTGTTGAGCAATTTAGCTTCATCCCCTATAGAAAAAGCTTTGGTGAG GTGGGAACGACGACAGGGGAGGGTTCATTGACGTGCGATGCACCTAACCTGCAAAGGCAACACCAGCAGCAGCAGATGAGCCTTGAGAATCATCAGCAGCATTATCCACATCAGCACCACGTGGCAGAAACAGCCTACCATGTCAGCAGGCCATCTCATGCCATGTCAGCAATCATCTCTCCTTCTCCCCTACGTCACACTTCCATTATTCTTGATGATGACTCCTTTCATGTGTCTAGGATCATGGAAAATTTTCCG CAGCAACAACATCATAAGATAGGAGGAAGATCAGCATCAGGATTGGAGGAACTCATAATGGGGTGCACTCCATCATCATCAGCTGATGTTAAAGAA GAATGTTCCATCACAAACCCACAGGAGACAGACTGGTTGAAGTACTCCACCTACTGGCCAGACCCTGATCACCATGTCTAG
- the LOC111883922 gene encoding NAC domain-containing protein 75 isoform X2, with protein sequence MNISSSDLIDAKLEEHQFCGSKQCPGCGHKLEGKPDWVGLPAGVKFDPTDQELIEHLEAKVEAKNSNKSHPLIDEFIPTIEGEDGICYTHPEKLPGVTRDGLSRHFFHRPSKAYTTGTRKRRKIQMECDIQGGETRWHKTGKTRPVMVNQKQKGCKKILVLYTNFGKNRKPEKTNWVMHQYHLGQLEEEREGELVVSKIFFQTQPRQCNWSERAMNNNIHIEGVNNIYEKNNVSRRESGSGSGSCSSSKEINVAGNATTVTATPTVETYSNMRDEFVGAVMSNYNPMDRMQHFKGVEQFSFIPYRKSFGEVGTTTGEGSLTCDAPNLQRQHQQQQMSLENHQQHYPHQHHVAETAYHVSRPSHAMSAIISPSPLRHTSIILDDDSFHVSRIMENFPQQHHKIGGRSASGLEELIMGCTPSSSADVKEECSITNPQETDWLKYSTYWPDPDHHV encoded by the exons ATGAATATCAGCAGCTCTGATCTCATTGATGCAAAGCTGGAAGAGCATCAATTTTGTGGATCCAAACAGTGTCCCGGTTGTGGCCATAAACTTGAAGGAAAACCG GATTGGGTAGGTTTACCAGCAGGAGTCAAATTTGATCCAACTGATCAAGAGCTGATAGAACATCTTGAAGCAAAAGTCGaagctaaaaactcaaataaaTCTCACCCTTTGATAGATGAGTTCATCCCAACTATCGAAGGAGAAGATGGAATTTGTTATACTCATCCTGAAAAACTCCCTG GAGTTACAAGAGATGGATTGAGTAGACACTTCTTTCATCGGCCTTCTAAAGCCTACACCACGGGTACACGAAAAAGGCGAAAAATCCAAATGGAATGTGACATACAAGGCGGTGAAACACGGTGGCACAAAACAGGCAAGACCCGACCCGTTATGGTAAACCAAAAGCAAAAGGGATGCAAGAAAATCTTGGTGCTCTATACCAACTTTGGGAAAAACCGAAAACCCGAAAAGACAAATTGGGTAATGCATCAATATCATCTTGGACAACTCGAGGAGGAGAGAGAAGGTGAGCTCGTTGTATCGAAGATATTTTTCCAGACTCAACCAAGGCAATGTAATTGGTCCGAAAGAGCTATGAACAACAACATTCACATTGAAGGTGTAAATAATATATACGAAAAGAATAATGTTAGTAGGAGGGAGAGTGGGAGCGGAAGTGGGAGTTGTTCTTCTTCAAAAGAAATTAATGTCGCTGGTAATGCTACTACTGTTACTGCTACTCCTACTGTTGAAACTTATAGTAACATGAGAGATGAGTTTGTTGGTGCGGTTATGTCGAATTACAATCCAATGGATCGAATGCAACATTTCAAAGGTGTTGAGCAATTTAGCTTCATCCCCTATAGAAAAAGCTTTGGTGAG GTGGGAACGACGACAGGGGAGGGTTCATTGACGTGCGATGCACCTAACCTGCAAAGGCAACACCAGCAGCAGCAGATGAGCCTTGAGAATCATCAGCAGCATTATCCACATCAGCACCACGTGGCAGAAACAGCCTACCATGTCAGCAGGCCATCTCATGCCATGTCAGCAATCATCTCTCCTTCTCCCCTACGTCACACTTCCATTATTCTTGATGATGACTCCTTTCATGTGTCTAGGATCATGGAAAATTTTCCG CAACAACATCATAAGATAGGAGGAAGATCAGCATCAGGATTGGAGGAACTCATAATGGGGTGCACTCCATCATCATCAGCTGATGTTAAAGAA GAATGTTCCATCACAAACCCACAGGAGACAGACTGGTTGAAGTACTCCACCTACTGGCCAGACCCTGATCACCATGTCTAG